From the Lathyrus oleraceus cultivar Zhongwan6 chromosome 4, CAAS_Psat_ZW6_1.0, whole genome shotgun sequence genome, one window contains:
- the LOC127136196 gene encoding uncharacterized protein LOC127136196 — MKVAWDTLVRCYNGDASVKKVKLQFLCKQYKNLSIKNNEKVLDYIFIVILIINKMKSCGETLSEESNIEKILRSLTPHLDYIVVAIEHSKDLSTVRIKELQISIEAQELRLTERTSEREVEQTLKASFVKKDQKQSWSEAKKRHGRSQKSETSTSGSQKGKEKYDKRKVQCYCCKKFGHFAADYWSNKERKSKEPNITRSYDDEHVLLMNSGSNSVSLED; from the coding sequence ATGAAAgttgcgtgggacacactggtgCGGTGCTACAAtggtgatgcatcagtgaagaaggtgaaacTTCAGTTTCTATGTAAGCAGTATAAGAATCTTAGCATaaagaacaatgagaaggtactTGACTACATCTTTATAGTGATTCTGATCATAAATAAGATGAAGtcgtgtggagaaactctctctGAAGAAAGTAACATTGAGAAGatacttagatctcttactcctcatCTTGATTACATcgttgtagcaattgaacattctaaggatctgagCACCGTGAGAATAAAAGAGTTGCAAATCAGTATCGAggcgcaagagttgcgtttgactgaaAGAACTTCTGAGAGAGAGGTAGAGCAAACTCTGAAAGCTTCTTTTGTCAAGAAAGACCAGAAGCAATCTTGGTCAGAAGCCAAGAAAAGACATGGTAGGTCTCAGAAGTCAGAAACCTCAACTTCTGGGAGTCAGAAGGGAAAGGAGAAGTATGATAAGAGAAAAGTTCAATGTTattgttgtaagaagtttggccacttCGCTGCAGATtattggtcaaacaaggagagaaaatcaaAAGAACCGAATATAACCAGAAGTTATGATGATGAACATGTGTTATTAATGAATTCTGGTTCTAATAGCGTGTCTCTAGAAGATTGa